The nucleotide sequence caagagattctcctgtctcagcctccagagtagccgggattacaggcgcgcgtcaccacgcccagctaatttttgtatttttagtagagagggggtttagtagagacaggagtaACGGTCAGTCAGTGGGAAAAGACCCTTTCAGTCCCTTCATTACGGACATGGTGCggtgtggggaggaggaggatggcaGAGGGCTCCTGCCCTTAGGGTTCTCATGGCCTGGTGACCAGGCTGCACAAGGGAAGTAGACAATCGGGCGGGGAAGCCGACAGCGGGGACTTGTCAGTGCTGTCTGGGCccaggaggagaggagagcagCAGCGTCTCTGGACCCACCAGAGGTTAAACAGGGTTTCCTTTTTATTCAAGGACGGTATATCGGTGATAGCAAATCCAAAATCTTGTGACTTTTCTCATTACTCAGTATGTCTTCCGTCTGTCTTTCTCAtcctttttcaagttttttttttgtttccatttattaAAACAATTCAGCTCCTACTTTACATACTGATTTCtcccatttaaaaagtaaacattgtCCTGGCATGgggcctcacgcctgtaatcccagaactttgggaggccgaggcaggcggatcacaaggtcaggagatcgagaccatcctggccaacatggtgaaaccccgtctctactaaaaatacaaaaattagccgggcacagtggtggacgcctgtaatcccagctactcaggaggctgaggcaagagaatcgcttgaacccgggaggtggagtttgcagtgaggagagatcatgccattgcactccagcctgggcaacacagcgagactctgtctcaaaaaaaaaaaaaaaaaaaaaaagtaaaccttaCCCCCAGCAGCTAAAATGAAAGCCCTTGTCATTGTGTTTGATGGCAACATGGTAGCTTATTGTGAAGCAGGGTCAGAAATTGTTAGTAGAGGTGGATATTCaggtttttctaatttttcactcAAATAATATGATGAACGTCCTTGAAGCCTGGTCTTTGTGCATGATGGATGCTCACAAGCAGAACTACTTGGTCAAGGTTATGGTTCTGAGCTCTAGGATCAGTGTGTCTCTGCCTCCCAATCCTGATCCTCTTTCTGCATCCTCCTAGGATCAAAGCCTTGGTGAGCCTTTCCTGCCTATTGAATGGGCCATGAGATTGGCAAggcaactctttctttctttttttttttttgggacggagtccttttctgttgcccaggctggagtgcagtggagtgatctcagttcactgcaacctccacatcccaggttcaagctattctcctgccttagcctcctgagagGCTGAGATTACgagcgcctgccactacgcctggctaattttttgtatttttagtagagacggggtttcaccatgttagccaggctcctctcgaactcctgaccttgtgattcgcctgcctcagcctcccaaagtgctgggattacaggtgtgagccaccgcgcccagctgggaCGGCAACTCTTTCTTATTTTGCATTTCAGCTGGCAAAACTCGAGGCTCAGAAGCTGCAGggcccccaaaaaagaaaaggaagaaaacacaaaagaaattcCGGCAGCGGGAAGAGAAGGCTGCTGAGCACAAGGCCAAGTCCTTGGGAGAGAAGTCTCCAGCAGCCTCTGGGGCCAGGAGGCCTGAGGCAGCCAAAGAGGAAGCAGCTGGGGCTTCCAGTTCATCAGGGAACCCTGCAGGTGAGAGGCGTCAGGACATGTTGGTTCTGTGCAGGGCGGGGCTGGGGCCGGGCTTGGGCTTGGTCccctctgcttttaaaaaaaagcattgtCAGGCACACAGGGATAGCACAAGACTTCCCCAAGAGCAAAGATCCCGGGAGCGCTAGGGTGGATGGGACCGAAGGAACTGTATGGCGTTCCAGGCCACGTGGCTAGTAGGATGTCGGGGGCAAGGCCATGTCTCTCTGAGGACCTGGAGCAGCTTGACTTGAGCTTCACTGTCCTCAGGTCTCTGCAGGGGCGTCGTGAGAGCCCACTTGTTCTGGGGCGCAGGCTACAGAATGTGGAGGAGGTGGTTTGGCTGGCGCCGTAGGGCGTGTTTTCTCATACCACAGTGTCCTACCTTGCAAGGCACTCAGTTACCTGTCCTGGAGGATGTTGTAGGAACCAGTCTAGGTTGAAGCAGTGGAATAGAATTTACTGAAATTGCCCTGCAGATCCATGAGTGGCCACAGTGGGACAGGGATTCGTGGCCctagggagggagggggagagggagagagggccCCCTGCAGTCCTGTCTCCTTCCCTGCAGATGGCCTGGCCACTGAGCCTGAGTCTGTCTTTGCACTGGATGTTCTGCGACAGCGACTGCATGAGAAGATCCAGGAGGCCCGGGGCCAGGTAGGCAGGCAGGTTTGCTGGAGTGCTGTCACTGCTCTACCTGTGTTCTCCCTGGGGTCGGCTCTCAGCGAGGGGCTGTAGCCCCTGTTCTCCCCTCTGCAGTGAGTCTGTCAGGGCCCCAGCAGCTGTGCCCTGGGAGAGCAGTTATTTTCTTGGAGAACCTCAGTCCCCAAAGCTATTGGCCTCCTTCCTTCTGGGAAGCTGCCTTTGCTGAACTGACACTGGGATAGGCACCTCCTGTGTCTGTTTCTCCGAATGTCGTGATAGTCCTGTGAGTTGAGCAGGGACCTGAGCTGAGTGGCTAGGCACAAGAGGCGCCAGTGCAGCTCTTTGTGCTGAATGGTGCTGTCTCCTCTGTGTTGGCCCCTACCCACCCTTGCCCTGGGGCCCTTCCTTAAGGCCTCATGCTGTGTGGGGGACAGTCCCCAGCTACTCTCCTTCGCCATCCCAAGGTACAGTGTATAGTTCCTAAGAGGCGATCAAGGCTCTGGGCCCTTGTTGCTGAAGCACAGGCCTCATTTGGGCTGGTGTAGGACTCTTGTTGGCCCGGGAATGGGAAAGGCCACTGGGGAGAGCTTAGTTTGGGTACCTCGTGAATAGAATAGGCAGCAGTCAGGACAGGTGTTCAGACCCCAACTCCAAGTTCTAGGCAGTGGTGTTGACCCTCCTCATCTATGAAACAATGTATGACATGTGGAACCATGTTTGTAACGTATCCTGGCACGGGGTAAGCGCCTGGGAATTGGAAGCCGTGATTCTTATTTGGGGGTCCCTTCTCCCTTTTGGGGTCATTTGCATTTTCGAGGAACATCCTCTGTTGTGGAACATTGAACTCCGTGGGCCCCTTGTTCTGCGTGAGGATTTCCTCACCTGCCTTCCAGCCCTGATTCTTCTCAACCATGGGCCAGGCTGGGGGACCCTGGGGTCAAGAGAACTTTAATGAGTGGGCGCCTGTCCCCCAGGGCAGTGCCAAGGAGCTGTCCCCTGCCGCCCTGGAGAAAAAGCGGAGGAGAAAGCAGGAACGGGACCGGAAGAAGAGGAAGCGAAAGGAGCTGCGGGCGAAAGAGAAGGCCAGGAAGGCTGAGGAGGCCGCGGAGGCCCAGGAGGCGGTGGAGCCAGCCCCAGAGGGTGCTTGCACGGAGCCGCGGGAGCCGCCGGGGCTGATCTTCAATAAGGTGAGTGGGAGCTGGGTCCTTGGGCGGGCTGGGTCGGCTTCAGGCCTCAGCGTTGCCCCTTGTTAGCTTCATGACCTCCCTCCGGGCCCCATCGCGTCTGTAAGGTGGTGACGGGGACAGCGCAGTTCCCTTAGGGTGCCGGCCAAGACTGGGGCCTCGTGTGGGGCTGGCATGAGCTCATGTCATGCCTTTTTCCCAGGTGGAGGTGAGCGAAGATGAGCCGGCCAGCAAGGCTCAGCGCAGAAAGGAGAAGAggcagagggtgaaggggaaCCTCACGCCGCTGACCGGGAGGAACTACCGGCAGCTGCTGGAGCGCCTGCAGGCACGGCAGAGCCGGCTGGACGAGCTGCGCGACCGGGATGAGGGGAAGGCGCAGGAGCTGGAGGCCAAGATGAAGTGGACCAACCTCCTGTACAAGGCGGAGGGCGTGAAGATCCGCGATGACGAGCGCCTGCTACAGGAGGCCCTGAGGCGTAAGGAGAAGCGGAGGGCGCAGCGGCAGCGCCGGTGGGAGAAACGCACGGCCGGCGTGGTGGAGAAGATGCAGCAGCGCCAGGACCGGCGTCGGCAGAACCTGCGCAGGAAGAAGGCGGCCCGCGCCGAGCGCCGCCTGCTCAGGGCCCGCAAGAAGGGCCGCATCCTGCCGCAGGACCTGGAGCGCGCAGGCCTGGTCTGAGTCTTTCCCACCTGGGGCTGCCGTCTCTGTCCTGGGAGGCTCCAGGGGACCCTCTGAGTCCTTGATGCTGGCTCTGTCCCAGGATCTCCACAGACCGTGGCCTCTGCGTGTGAGGGGGACACTGTCATGCTCTGCTGAGTTGTGAGGGCTCAGATCACGTGTGTGAAAGAGAATGTTTCTGCGTCATCCTTGAAAACAGGGTCCGGGGCCTTCAGACCCGGGGAAAGGGCGAGCCACACTGGGGCCCAGTCTTCTTTCCCGGGCCTGAAAGCTTCCCCGAGGTTTGCAGGGTCAGGGAGGAGGAACGGTGGGGGTGGGCAGTCACTGCCCCTTCCCCCGGCCTGTGTTCGCAGGAGCCACAGGACAGAAGAGGGTGGCCTCTGCTGCCAAGCCCCCTTAGTCTGCAGCTGACTGGAACAGAGGACAACCCTGAGGTGTGGCGTGTGGGCACCTGGCACTCGGGAGTGGTGGGAGCACGTCCAGGCATGGTGCGTCCTGGGGCAGAACGCTAAGTCTCCTCCCCCTTCTCTTGGCTTCTGCCTGTTGGGGTCTCAttcctttctgttcctcagtGCCTCGGGGCGGCATTTCACCTCCGAAttcagagggagggagggagcagtaCCTTCCCAGAGTCCACAGGTGTGAGTTGGGTCAAGTGCATTGGcccaagggaaagagaaagagagtaaaagCTGGAGAGAGTGAAGTGAATGGAGGATACAAAATGGAATGGAAGAATTAAATCCAAAGCTCCAGGCAATCAAAATGAATACAGGTTGAATAAAACTCAGGTGAATTTTAGTGACACGTGGATGATAACGCtgtaaataaaattcttttgATGAAACTCTCCAGTTAACGAGACGAAGATTGTAACCGAAAGGGAGCTGGTGTGACTGTTAATAGTGTCTACTGATGAAAAAGCCCCGTGAAAGATCAGATGTGAGATGGGTATGAGCTTGAGCTAGGAGACAGACACAACAGTATCTGGAAAGAATACAgtctttcggccgggcgcggtggctcaagcctgtaatcccagcactttgggaggccgagacgggtggatcactaggtcaggagatggagaccatcctggctaacacagtgaaaccctgtctctactaaaaagtacaaaaaactagccgggcgaggtggcgggcacctgtagtcccagcaactcgggaggctgaggcaggagaatggcataaacccgggaagcggagcttgcagtgagctgagatccggccattgcactccagcctgggccacagagcgagactctgtctcaaaaaaaaaaaaaaaacagtctttcCAAGCGTATATGGAACATGGATGGGAATTGACCACCTACTTTGTCTAGAAAAGAAGTCGTAAGATATTTCAAGGAATCAGTGTCATTACCTGACCACATCCCAATGTCGTTAAAAAAATTTtgagctaattattattattattatttttttagacagagtctcgctctgtcgcccaggctggagtgcagtggcacgatctcggctcactgcaacttctgtctacCAGGTttaagcgtttctcctgcctcagcctcccgagtagctgggactataggtgcccgctaccatgccctgctaattttttgtatttttagtagagacagggtttcactgtgctagccaggatggtctcgatatcctgacctcaggtgatccgcccgcctcggcctcccaaagtgctgggattacaggcgtgagccactgtgtccagcctaaactaattcttaaaatttcatatttGGAACTTTTAAAACATAGTTACAAATTACCTATGAGTTAATTCCTAATGGATATTAGAAATATTTGGGactaaaagataatgaaaatgcTGTCTATTGAAGTTTGTGGAGCAGGGCctggcacagcggctcatgccgttaatcccagcacttctggaggtggaggtggaggcgagtggatcactttaggtcaggagttcgagaccagcctgaccaacatgataaaaccccatctctgctaaaaataacaaaaattaacggggatggtgggacatgcctgtagtttcagctgcttgcgaggctgaggcaggagaatcgcttcaacctgggaggtggaggctgcagtgagccaagatcgagcccctgcacgccagcctgggtgacagagcgagactgtctcagaaaagatTTGTGGAACAGGGTTAAAGCAGCATAAAAAACATTTCATAGCCCCTAAATGTATGTGCATCTACAGATAGATAAATAGTGCCATTCATACACGTATATGCTGTATGTCTGTGTTTTTAAGGGCCAAAGATAAATAAGCATGCAGCTTAAGTTGGAACAACCCAAAGTAAATGGAAGAAAGGTCTCCAAAACTGACCAATAGAAAGCCTGAGTTGTAATCACTgatgaaattgaatcagtagttAAGAATGTTCCCCTGGACAGTTACAGAGAAGTTCCATGAAATAGAGAACAGGTAATTCCAGACGTAGACAAATTCTAACAGAGAATCAAATGAGAGAACACTTCATGAATTTAACTTTGTTACCAAAACTAAACAAGAAAACTAGGTAAGAGGAAGGGAAGTTACCAAATACCAATgtcaaaattttaataataataaaccaacTTTAGCAAAGTGCCACGCCGGATTTAATTCAGAGTTGCAAATGGTTTCAATGCCACAGAATCACATGTGATTCACATCAACAGATTAAAGGAGCAAAACCCACGTGACCTTCGCAATGGTTGCGGACCAGGCACCCAGTAAAGGACCCAACCGCCATTTATAACAAGAGTTCTTAGCAAACTAAGAGTTCAGGGGATTTCCTTACTCTGACAAGGGGATTTGGAGCCAGGCATGGGACTCATCT is from Macaca mulatta isolate MMU2019108-1 chromosome 15, T2T-MMU8v2.0, whole genome shotgun sequence and encodes:
- the SURF6 gene encoding surfeit locus protein 6 (The RefSeq protein has 1 substitution compared to this genomic sequence), coding for MASLLAKDAYLQSLAKKICSHSGPEQQARTRAGKTRGSEAAGPPKKKRKKTQKKFRQREEKAAEHKAKSLGEKSPAASGARRPEAAKEEAAGASSSAGNPADGLATEPESVFALDVLRQRLHEKIQEARGQGSAKELSPAALEKKRRRKQERDRKKRKRKELRAKEKARKAEEAAEAQEAVEPAPEGACTEPREPPGLIFNKVEVSEDEPASKAQRRKEKRQRVKGNLTPLTGRNYRQLLERLQARQSRLDELRDRDEGKAQELEAKMKWTNLLYKAEGVKIRDDERLLQEALRRKEKRRAQRQRRWEKRTAGVVEKMQQRQDRRRQNLRRKKAARAERRLLRARKKGRILPQDLERAGLV
- the SURF6 gene encoding surfeit locus protein 6 isoform X1, coding for MASLLAKDAYLQSLAKKICSHSGPEQQARTRAGKTRGSEAAGPPKKKRKKTQKKFRQREEKAAEHKAKSLGEKSPAASGARRPEAAKEEAAGASSSSGNPADGLATEPESVFALDVLRQRLHEKIQEARGQVVPRSCPLPPWRKSGGESRNGTGRRGSERSCGRKRRPGRLRRPRRPRRRWSQPQRVLARSRGSRRG